A stretch of the Clostridium botulinum genome encodes the following:
- the pyrH gene encoding UMP kinase: protein MSSSKYKRIMLKLSGEALSGEKGFGFDFDVTQRIAKEIKEIVDMGIEVGAVVGGGNIWRGRNGEEMDRTTADYMGMLATCINALALQDSLENIGVNTRVQTAIEMKEVAEPFIRRRAMRHLEKKRVVIFAAGTGNPYFSTDTTAALRAAEIEADAILLAKKVDGVYDKDPNKYDDAKKFDKLSYIEVLEKGLQVMDSTATSLCMDNDIPIIVFGLDEPNNIKKVVMGEEIGTIVSK from the coding sequence TCATCTAAATATAAAAGAATAATGCTTAAATTATCAGGCGAAGCTTTAAGTGGCGAAAAAGGATTTGGATTCGATTTCGATGTTACACAAAGAATTGCCAAAGAAATAAAAGAAATAGTAGATATGGGAATAGAAGTAGGAGCTGTAGTTGGTGGGGGAAATATCTGGAGAGGTAGAAACGGAGAAGAAATGGACAGAACCACTGCAGATTATATGGGAATGCTAGCTACATGTATTAATGCTTTAGCATTACAAGATTCATTAGAAAATATAGGGGTTAATACTAGAGTGCAAACAGCTATTGAGATGAAAGAAGTAGCTGAACCTTTTATAAGAAGAAGAGCTATGAGACATCTTGAAAAGAAAAGAGTAGTTATATTTGCAGCAGGCACTGGTAACCCATATTTCTCAACGGATACTACAGCTGCTTTAAGAGCTGCTGAAATAGAAGCTGATGCAATTCTACTTGCAAAAAAAGTAGATGGCGTTTATGACAAAGATCCAAATAAATATGATGATGCTAAGAAATTTGACAAACTTTCTTATATAGAAGTATTAGAAAAAGGATTACAAGTTATGGATTCTACTGCTACATCTTTGTGTATGGATAATGATATTCCTATAATAGTTTTTGGACTTGATGAACCTAATAATATTAAAAAAGTAGTTATGGGTGAAGAAATAGGAACTATAGTATCTAAATAA